A single region of the Triticum dicoccoides isolate Atlit2015 ecotype Zavitan chromosome 2B, WEW_v2.0, whole genome shotgun sequence genome encodes:
- the LOC119360602 gene encoding uncharacterized protein LOC119360602 gives MRGSRSTLSLPPFSRRRRTISFLLLQLLVAAKQAAALAATALALGMSSVTDLDCSLPSSPMDPFFDPITSCDRRRGVGSKLSGASSPPPAKQQLQQQCGADAILDMLGAKTPLPPRDWLLHSVHMLPPLLL, from the coding sequence ATGAGAGGCTCGCGATCCACCTTATCCCTTCCTCCTTTCTCTCGCCGACGGCGCACAATCTCCTTCCTCCTGCTGCAGCTCCTCGTGGCGGCCAAGCAGGCTGCTGCGCTAGCGGCGACGGCGCTGGCGCTGGGTATGTCGAGCGTCACCGACTTGGACTGTAGCCTCCCGTCGTCCCCAATGGACCCCTTCTTCGACCCCATCACCTCCTGCGACCGGCGCCGCGGCGTCGGCAGCAAGCTCAGCGGTGCCAGCTCGCCCCCACCGGccaagcagcagctgcagcagcagtGCGGCGCCGACGCGATTCTTGACATGCTCGGCGCGAAGACGCCACTGCCGCCGAGGGACTGGCTGCTGCACTCCGTGCACATGCTTCCACCGCTGCTGCTGTAG